TTATATTTTGAGCAGGTATTGCTGGATTCAGAAACAGTAATATCGCTACTAATGGCAACATTAATAGTGTTTGTTTCGACAAACCCAATATGTTCTTGCGGCTTGACCATAGGTTTAGCATAACTGGGCTAAACAAATTAGAAAATTTTTGTTTCTTTATTGCTGTTTTTAGTGTAAATAAATTAAAAAAAGTTTTCATAGTTAGCCACTTTTTATTTCAAGCAATCAGTGTACCAGTAACCGGATTCTTTAATATGTTTAGTGACTTCACAATACTAATAACTTGTTTAGGTGTATATAATTCATCGTAAGAGCGCCCTAGAAATGGATTGAGGACTTGTATTAACTCAGCTTTAGTTAAAGCGCGATCGCTATTTGGTTCTGTTGCAGTCCGCCCTAGTAGCCCCCGAATTCCTGCTGCATGACGTGCTTCAACACTAACTATGGAACTAATCGCTAGTAAGTAAGTAGGATTTTTAATCAGCGTTGCTATACCATTGTAGGCATGAACTCCTAAGTCCTCTAAAGTTACGGCTGTATCTAAAATTTGATCGCGGTCGCTTACTTTCGCTGCTAGTCCAGCTTTGTTAAAGCTTAACTCTCCACTTTTAAATTTCGCTTTATTTCCTAATATTTCTCGAAGATAATTAATATGCTCTATTTGATGAAATAACAATGAATTTATATATCTTAATTCTTTATAGTTGATAATGTTTTTACTTTGAATAACTGCTGTATAAAATGCCGCTTCAATTTCTTCTAACAATAAGGCAAAATTCAGGATGCCTAAATCATCATCGTTAATTATCAGGGATTTCATACCTTGATCTTTTTTAGCCGTCAATGCTCTAGGAATTGGGGTAATCATTCCCATTCCCAAAACTACTAACCCCATTTTAATTAGGTTACGGCGCGATGTAAAACGGCGATTAGCTAGCAGTTTGATTGGCAAAGTCATAAAATATACTTAATTTTCGCTATACCTAATAGATTTAATCATGAAATAAAAAGTGCTTGATAACGATATCATTTTTTTAAATCAACAGCTTCTGTCTTAAGATATAATGAAATTTATTACTCAATTTGATTGTCAGATAGTTTGTAAATACTTAGCCATCAGCAAGAGATATTTCATCTTGATTAACCTAAATGCCTTTTCAAATTCAAGTTTTTCAACCTAAATAATACTTTAAAAATTGGTAGCTGGTTTAATCAAAACTGAAGGTTTACAATAAATTTAATCAAACTGATGTAAATTATAATATTAGTTTAGCTAATATAAAATTACTATAGATTATTCAAATATAAGTGTGTAAACAGTTTTACAGGAGATAGTTTGAGCGTGAATCGCGATCGCATTCCACCAAGTCCAGGTCAAGAATCAGTATGGGATTATCCACGTCCACCGCGTCTAGAAGAGTCGCCTAAGCACATCCAGATAATTTTCAACGGTGTCAAAATTGCTGATACTCAATCTTCACAACGGGTGCTAGAAACTAGCCACCCTCCTGTATATTACATTCCGCCAGAAGATATCCAGATGCAATATTTGGCGATCGCTCCCCAAGGCTCATTTTGTGAGTGGAAAGGCATGGCAGTATACTACACATTGACTGTAGAAGAAAAACTTGCAGTAAATGTTGCTTGGTCTTATCCCAACCCCACACCAGCATTTGCAGCTATTAAAGACTTCATAGCTTTCTATCCCCAAATGATGGATGCGTGCTATGTGAATGGGGAAAAAGTACAGCCACAACCAGGGGGATTTTATGGCGGTTGGATTACCAGTGATATTGTTGGGCCTTTTAAGGGAGAGCCGGGAACTTGGGGGTGGTAAGCTGGAATTAAAAAGCAGCGTGCAGAAAGTTAGGGAACAGGGGAGTTTTTAGGGATACTGCTTAAATGTGTGATTAATTGCTCACACCAGACATATTTTCAACTAGCTTGCCAACAGGTAATACACTGCAATAATCTGATTAATCTAAAATGCCCTAGACGGTTCTGAAGGATATCCTGAAATTATGGCTAATCAAACTCCTATCCCTGTGGTAGTTAATGGTGCAGCAGGCAAAATGGGGCGAGAGGTGATTAAAGCAGTTGCCCAAGCGCCAGATCTCACCCTAGTAGGTGCTGTAGATAACAATCCAGGGCATTTGGGTAAAGATGTTGGTGAAGTTGCCAGATGTGGCGAGATAGAAGTACCAATTGTCAACGACCTGCAAAGCGCGCTGTTGATGGCATCCCAAGAAAAACAACTCAGT
Above is a genomic segment from Oculatellaceae cyanobacterium containing:
- a CDS encoding ferritin-like domain-containing protein; protein product: MTLPIKLLANRRFTSRRNLIKMGLVVLGMGMITPIPRALTAKKDQGMKSLIINDDDLGILNFALLLEEIEAAFYTAVIQSKNIINYKELRYINSLLFHQIEHINYLREILGNKAKFKSGELSFNKAGLAAKVSDRDQILDTAVTLEDLGVHAYNGIATLIKNPTYLLAISSIVSVEARHAAGIRGLLGRTATEPNSDRALTKAELIQVLNPFLGRSYDELYTPKQVISIVKSLNILKNPVTGTLIA
- a CDS encoding DUF427 domain-containing protein, producing the protein MNRDRIPPSPGQESVWDYPRPPRLEESPKHIQIIFNGVKIADTQSSQRVLETSHPPVYYIPPEDIQMQYLAIAPQGSFCEWKGMAVYYTLTVEEKLAVNVAWSYPNPTPAFAAIKDFIAFYPQMMDACYVNGEKVQPQPGGFYGGWITSDIVGPFKGEPGTWGW